A stretch of [Clostridium] scindens DNA encodes these proteins:
- a CDS encoding DUF1846 domain-containing protein, protein MRIGFDNEKYLQMQSSHIRERIDQFDNKLYLEFGGKLFDDYHASRVLPGFQPDSKLRMLKQLSDQAEIVIVISAEDIEKNKVRGDLGITYDSDVLRLMGVYREHGLYVGSVVITKFSGQESAVLFKNRLEKLGIKVYRHYVIPGYPSNVPYIVSDEGYGKNDYIETSRPLVVVTAPGPGSGKMAVCLSQLYQEHKRGICAGYAKFETFPIWNIPLKHPVNLAYEAATADLNDINMIDPFHLEAYGKTTVNYNRDVEIFPVLSAMFQRIYGESPYKSPTDMGVNMAGNCICDDETCKDASRQEIIRRYYDSLRRLLEGACSDAEVYKIEMLMNQAGITVHDRPVVDAALQRAKETGEPAAALQLHDGRMITGKTSNLLGASAALLLNSLKVLADIDHERHVISPEAIEPIQKLKTQYLGSKNPRLHTDEVLIALSVSAATDPTAQLALDQLPKLKGCQAHTSVMVGSVDMKQFKKLSIQATFEAKYEKSSVFFNDRGV, encoded by the coding sequence ATGAGAATTGGATTTGACAACGAAAAATACCTTCAGATGCAGTCTTCCCATATCCGGGAGCGTATCGATCAATTTGACAACAAACTTTATCTGGAATTCGGCGGCAAACTCTTCGATGATTACCATGCTTCCAGGGTTCTTCCGGGATTCCAGCCTGACAGCAAGCTTCGGATGCTCAAGCAGCTTTCCGATCAGGCCGAGATTGTCATTGTAATAAGTGCGGAAGATATTGAGAAGAATAAGGTACGTGGGGATCTTGGAATCACCTATGACTCCGATGTGCTCCGGCTGATGGGCGTATACCGCGAGCACGGCCTCTATGTAGGCAGCGTCGTCATTACCAAGTTCAGCGGCCAGGAAAGCGCGGTCCTGTTCAAGAACCGCCTGGAAAAGCTGGGCATCAAGGTGTACCGGCATTACGTTATCCCCGGATATCCTTCCAATGTACCCTACATCGTAAGCGATGAGGGCTACGGGAAGAATGATTATATCGAGACCTCCCGCCCACTGGTAGTGGTAACTGCCCCCGGACCGGGAAGCGGCAAGATGGCCGTCTGCCTCTCCCAGCTTTATCAGGAGCACAAGAGAGGCATCTGCGCAGGATACGCCAAGTTTGAGACATTCCCTATCTGGAATATCCCATTGAAGCACCCGGTCAACCTGGCATATGAAGCTGCCACTGCCGACTTGAATGATATTAATATGATAGACCCCTTCCATCTGGAAGCCTATGGAAAGACTACCGTCAACTACAACCGGGATGTAGAGATCTTCCCTGTGCTAAGCGCCATGTTCCAGCGCATCTACGGCGAAAGCCCTTATAAGTCTCCTACCGACATGGGCGTAAATATGGCAGGAAACTGCATCTGCGACGACGAGACCTGCAAGGATGCCTCGAGGCAGGAGATCATCCGGAGGTACTACGACTCGCTCAGAAGGCTGCTGGAAGGCGCCTGCTCCGATGCGGAAGTCTACAAGATCGAGATGCTGATGAACCAGGCCGGCATCACCGTCCATGACCGCCCGGTCGTGGATGCCGCCCTGCAAAGAGCCAAGGAGACCGGCGAACCTGCCGCGGCGCTCCAGCTCCACGACGGACGTATGATCACGGGTAAGACCTCCAACCTGCTGGGCGCTTCCGCTGCCTTGCTTCTGAATTCCCTCAAGGTACTGGCTGATATTGACCATGAAAGACACGTCATATCTCCGGAGGCCATCGAGCCAATCCAGAAGCTCAAGACGCAGTATCTGGGAAGCAAGAACCCAAGGCTGCACACGGACGAAGTGCTGATCGCCTTGTCCGTCAGCGCCGCAACCGACCCTACAGCCCAGCTGGCCTTAGACCAGCTTCCAAAACTGAAGGGCTGCCAGGCGCATACCTCGGTCATGGTAGGTTCTGTTGACATGAAGCAGTTTAAAAAATTATCCATCCAGGCGACCTTTGAAGCAAAATATGAAAAAAGTTCTGTATTTTTCAATGACAGGGGTGTATAA